The following proteins come from a genomic window of Pseudomonas sp. J452:
- the mutM gene encoding bifunctional DNA-formamidopyrimidine glycosylase/DNA-(apurinic or apyrimidinic site) lyase — protein MPELPEVETTRRGIAPFLEGQRVSRVVVRERRLRWPIPEDLDVRLSGQRIECVERRAKYLLIQAESGTLIGHLGMSGSLRLVPVGTPAAKHEHVDIELESGLALRYTDPRRFGALLWSSDPLNHELLRKLGPEPLTGLFDGERLYQLSRGRSMAVKPFIMDNAVVVGVGNIYASEALFAAGIDPRREAGTLSRARYVKLAEEIKRILAHAIERGGTTLRDFVGGDGQPGYFQQELFVYGRGGEFCKACGSTLREVKLGQRASVYCPKCQR, from the coding sequence ATGCCTGAACTCCCTGAAGTCGAAACTACCCGCCGCGGTATCGCGCCCTTTCTCGAGGGGCAGCGCGTCAGCCGCGTGGTCGTGCGCGAGCGTCGGCTGCGCTGGCCGATCCCCGAAGACCTCGATGTGCGCCTGTCCGGGCAGCGCATCGAGTGCGTCGAGCGGCGTGCCAAGTACCTGCTGATCCAGGCCGAGAGCGGCACCCTGATCGGCCACCTGGGCATGTCCGGCAGCCTGCGCCTGGTGCCGGTGGGCACGCCGGCGGCCAAGCACGAGCATGTCGATATCGAACTGGAGTCGGGCCTGGCGCTGCGCTACACCGACCCGCGGCGCTTCGGCGCGTTGCTCTGGAGCAGCGACCCGCTCAACCATGAACTGCTGCGCAAGCTGGGCCCGGAACCGCTGACCGGGCTGTTCGATGGCGAACGTCTGTACCAGCTGTCACGCGGCCGTTCGATGGCGGTCAAGCCGTTCATCATGGATAACGCGGTGGTGGTGGGGGTCGGCAATATCTACGCCAGCGAGGCGCTGTTCGCCGCCGGCATCGACCCGCGCCGCGAGGCCGGGACGCTTTCCCGGGCGCGCTATGTGAAGCTGGCCGAAGAGATCAAACGCATCCTCGCCCATGCCATCGAGCGTGGCGGCACCACCCTGCGCGACTTCGTCGGTGGCGATGGCCAGCCAGGCTATTTCCAGCAGGAGCTGTTCGTCTACGGGCGTGGCGGCGAGTTCTGCAAGGCCTGCGGCAGCACGTTGCGCGAGGTCAAGCTGGGTCAGCGGGCCAGCGTCTATTGCCCGAAATGCCAGCGCTAG
- a CDS encoding HDOD domain-containing protein, with protein MPPQPQIMVDLQMEQFLPNPDLKTIARLISQDPGLSGALLKIVNSPFFGLANRIASIQQAVNLLGCNSVINLINAQSIKGEMSDETIVTLNRFWDTAQDVAMTCLTLAKRIGYQAPDEAYTLGLFHNCGIPLMLKRFPDYMTVLEEAYFNASSERRVVDTENRLLNTNHAVVGYFTAKSWNLPLHLCEAIANHHNALSFFEDDTGRDAQLKTLMAILKMAEHICGSYRVLGNQEEDHEWNSIQQQVLEYVGLTEYDFQTLKESIHDLGAC; from the coding sequence GTGCCGCCGCAGCCGCAGATCATGGTCGACCTGCAGATGGAGCAGTTCCTGCCCAATCCGGATCTGAAGACTATCGCCCGGTTGATCAGCCAGGACCCGGGTCTGTCCGGCGCGCTGCTGAAAATCGTCAACTCGCCGTTCTTCGGCCTGGCCAACCGCATTGCCTCGATCCAGCAGGCGGTCAACCTGCTCGGCTGCAACTCGGTGATCAACCTGATCAATGCCCAGTCGATCAAGGGCGAGATGAGCGACGAGACCATCGTCACCCTCAACCGCTTCTGGGATACCGCCCAGGACGTGGCGATGACCTGCCTTACCCTGGCCAAACGCATTGGCTACCAGGCGCCGGACGAGGCCTATACCCTCGGCCTGTTCCACAATTGCGGCATTCCGCTGATGCTCAAGCGTTTTCCGGATTACATGACGGTGCTGGAGGAGGCGTACTTCAATGCCAGCAGCGAGCGGCGTGTGGTCGATACCGAGAATCGCCTGCTCAACACCAATCACGCGGTGGTGGGCTACTTCACCGCCAAGTCGTGGAACCTGCCGTTGCACCTGTGTGAGGCAATTGCCAATCACCACAACGCGCTGTCGTTCTTCGAGGACGACACCGGTCGCGATGCCCAGCTGAAGACCCTGATGGCCATCCTCAAGATGGCCGAGCATATCTGTGGCAGCTACCGGGTGCTGGGCAATCAGGAAGAAGACCACGAGTGGAACAGTATCCAGCAGCAGGTGCTGGAGTATGTCGGCCTCACCGAGTACGACTTCCAGACCCTCAAGGAAAGCATCCACGACCTGGGCGCCTGCTGA
- a CDS encoding lysophospholipid acyltransferase family protein produces MDGNYLPANPFAEWLGRSVLKLMGWRIEGQMPALDKFVVIGAHHTSNWDFVIFIAVKFVLRLNARWFGKHSIFIWPFSGLLKAWGGIPILRHLRLNMVEQAIQSFRDNREFILVLSPEGTRKKVERWRMGFYHIACGAGVPIVPGALDYRNRRVVIGAPFQPTGDAEADIKALLAFFRPYEPKKPEYAFHGD; encoded by the coding sequence ATGGACGGCAATTATCTGCCGGCCAATCCGTTCGCGGAGTGGCTGGGGCGTAGTGTGTTGAAGCTGATGGGCTGGCGTATCGAAGGGCAGATGCCGGCGTTGGACAAGTTCGTGGTGATTGGTGCGCATCACACCTCGAACTGGGATTTCGTGATCTTCATCGCCGTGAAGTTCGTCCTGCGCCTGAATGCGCGCTGGTTCGGCAAGCACAGCATCTTTATCTGGCCCTTCAGCGGGCTGTTGAAAGCCTGGGGCGGCATCCCGATCCTGCGTCATCTGCGCCTGAACATGGTCGAGCAGGCGATCCAGAGCTTTCGCGACAACCGCGAGTTCATCCTAGTGCTGTCGCCGGAAGGCACGCGCAAGAAAGTGGAGCGCTGGCGCATGGGCTTCTACCATATCGCTTGCGGTGCTGGCGTTCCCATCGTTCCCGGTGCGCTGGACTATCGTAATCGGCGGGTGGTGATCGGCGCGCCGTTTCAGCCGACCGGCGATGCCGAGGCGGATATCAAAGCCTTGTTGGCCTTTTTCCGTCCCTATGAACCGAAAAAGCCGGAATACGCATTCCACGGCGATTGA
- a CDS encoding class I SAM-dependent rRNA methyltransferase encodes MSLPSLRLKANADRRLRAGHLWVYSNEIDVAATPLTGFQAGDQAILEAAGGKALGIVAMSPNNLICARLLSRDVKHILDKSLLVHRLNVCLSLRDRLFDQPFYRLVYGDSDLLPGLVVDRFGDYLVVQLASATMEHHKHDLIEALVQVLKPRGILFKNDSKARDAEGLPRYVDAVFGQVPEWVALEENGVKFEAPVIAGQKTGWFYDHRMNRARLAPYVKGKRVLDLFSYIGGWGVQAAAFGASEVFCVDASAFALDGVERNAALNGVAEKLTCVEGDVFEALKELKAAEERFDVVICDPPAFIKRKKDIKNGEAAYRRLNETAMRLLGKDGILVSASCSMHLEEDHLQNILLTSARHLDRNIQLLERGSQGPDHPVHPAIAETRYIKSLTCRLLPNS; translated from the coding sequence ATGTCCCTGCCCAGCCTGCGCCTCAAAGCCAATGCCGATCGTCGCCTGCGCGCCGGCCATCTGTGGGTCTACAGCAACGAGATTGACGTCGCCGCCACCCCGCTGACCGGCTTCCAGGCCGGTGACCAGGCCATCCTCGAAGCCGCCGGCGGCAAGGCCCTGGGCATCGTCGCGATGAGCCCGAACAACCTGATCTGCGCCCGCCTGCTGTCGCGCGACGTCAAGCACATCCTCGACAAGTCGCTACTGGTGCACCGCCTCAACGTCTGCCTGTCGCTGCGCGATCGCCTGTTCGACCAGCCCTTCTACCGCCTGGTGTACGGCGACTCCGACCTGCTGCCGGGCCTGGTGGTCGACCGTTTCGGCGACTACCTGGTGGTGCAGCTGGCCTCCGCCACCATGGAACACCACAAGCACGACCTGATCGAAGCCCTGGTACAGGTACTCAAGCCGCGCGGCATCCTGTTCAAGAACGACTCCAAGGCGCGCGATGCCGAAGGCCTGCCGCGCTACGTCGACGCCGTATTCGGCCAGGTGCCGGAGTGGGTCGCCCTGGAAGAGAACGGCGTGAAGTTCGAAGCCCCGGTGATTGCCGGACAGAAGACCGGCTGGTTCTACGACCACCGCATGAACCGCGCGCGCCTAGCGCCCTACGTCAAGGGCAAGCGCGTGCTCGACCTGTTCAGCTACATCGGTGGCTGGGGCGTGCAGGCGGCGGCGTTCGGCGCCAGCGAAGTGTTCTGCGTGGACGCCTCGGCCTTCGCCCTCGACGGCGTCGAGCGCAATGCCGCGCTGAACGGCGTGGCCGAGAAGCTCACCTGTGTCGAAGGTGACGTGTTCGAGGCGCTCAAGGAACTGAAAGCCGCCGAAGAGCGCTTCGACGTGGTCATCTGCGACCCGCCCGCCTTCATCAAGCGCAAGAAAGACATCAAGAACGGCGAGGCCGCCTACCGCCGCCTCAACGAAACTGCCATGCGCCTGCTCGGCAAGGACGGCATCCTGGTCAGCGCCAGCTGCTCCATGCACCTGGAAGAGGACCACCTGCAAAACATCCTGCTGACCAGCGCCCGCCACCTGGACCGCAATATCCAGCTGCTCGAACGCGGCAGCCAGGGCCCGGATCACCCGGTACACCCGGCCATCGCCGAAACCCGCTACATCAAGAGCCTGACCTGCCGCCTGCTGCCCAACAGCTGA